From the genome of Uranotaenia lowii strain MFRU-FL chromosome 1, ASM2978415v1, whole genome shotgun sequence, one region includes:
- the LOC129746974 gene encoding uncharacterized protein LOC129746974, translating into MVLEQNLKFRQKYYSILNGGIPDHNTQLEMVRIVCNDFFRDKMKNSYYPSTMEKADLAKAFLRAFPHLEVTRVELNAPAESAFFWHRKISDRRSLNQGHIERRITTMRKDVPFANRKFHRYIECIPEVSSSAQLAAELCASLEASAQNWAEISRHMRDAFPVLHKMVIEKKNFRHVISKFPHLKSFSGAMILQAFNHMHPACIPKMGMQRFLADSLLLDKTEYPMFKCVYIRACTMLLGTLKSRGCKRPAEDLDLPSRFIVAAPLIRWVEENNLAGYMMCQKDPHILCVGQHGDMGRFYIFLAPQEYIECGEDSLKVLEVFFKVFPVLGIPVPSLLRNLTVLVQNRVFGNCLPESSTVQKITKRFYEAGLARGDGL; encoded by the exons ATGGTTCtggagcaaaatttgaaatttcgacaGAAATATTATAGTATTTTGAACGGTGGTATACCGGACCATAACACGCAGTTGGAAATGGTGCGCATCGTTTGCAACGATTTCTTCAGAGACAAAATGAAAAACTCAta TTATCCGTCTACAATGGAGAAAGCTGATTTGGCTAAGGCCTTCCTTCGAGCATTTCCCCATCTAGAGGTCACGAGGGTCGAGTTGAATGCTCCTGCGGAATCGGCCTTTTTTTGGCACCGCAAAATTAGTGACAGAAGGTCTCTAAACCAAGGACATATCGAGCGAAGGATAACCACAATGCGAAAAGATGTCCCATTTGCGAACCGcaaatttcatcgatatattGAGTGCATCCCGGAAGTGTCTAGTTCGGCCCAATTGGCCGCAGAACTATGTGCCTCACTGGAAGCCTCGGCTCAAAATTGGGCCGAAATTTCACGCCACATGAGGGATGCGTTTCCGGTGCTCCACAAaatggttattgaaaaaaagaattttcgccacgtaatttcaaaattccctcatttaaaaagttttagtgGAGCAATG ATATTGCAAGCCTTCAACCACATGCACCCTGCATGCATTCCAAAAATGGGAATGCAGAGGTTCCTGGCGGATTCATTACTTCTGGACAAAACGGAATACCCGATGTTCAAGTGTG TGTACATTAGGGCCTGTACCATGCTGTTGGGGACATTGAAATCAAGAGGATGCAAGAGGCCTGCTGAGGACTTGGATCTGCCCTCTCGTTTCATTGTAGCGGCCCCTCTCATCAGATGGGTCGAGGAAAACAATTTAGCAGGATACATGATGTGCCAAAAGGATCCCCATATTTTGTGTGTCGGGCAGCACGGGGATATGGGTCGGTTTTATATTTTCCTTGCCCCGCAGGAATACATTGAGTGCGGAGAAGACTCCTTAAAAGTGCTCGAGGTGTTTTTTAAGGTGTTTCCAGTCCTTGGCATACCAGTGCCAAGCCTACTCCGAAACCTGACCGTATTGGTACAAAACAGGGTATTCGGCAATTGTTTGCCGGAATCTTCAACGGTTCAGAAGATTACCAAACGGTTTTATGAGGCAGGGTTAGCAAGAGGTGATG GTCTATAA